One window of Paludibacter propionicigenes WB4 genomic DNA carries:
- a CDS encoding dihydrodipicolinate reductase C-terminal domain-containing protein: protein MEKRKIFVVGSGKLASAVLSLSTTYPSGEVLKWDSEYLSLPEKVLLIHAGSGRQLNECFEFCSRTKSTLIELSTGLETEIMQPDFPLILCPNTSLLVLKMMSVLKANGHHFEGFDISITESHQAAKKTEPGTAYSFADSLKLSRDKVVSTRDTNIQEHKIGIPPAYLDKHAYHRIEIKDGNDEVVIETRVLGHDSYAKGVKAIIEAVSKQPLENRKYSVLELIDKQLL, encoded by the coding sequence ATGGAAAAAAGAAAGATATTTGTGGTTGGTTCCGGTAAACTGGCTAGCGCAGTACTGTCACTCAGCACAACCTATCCATCCGGAGAAGTTCTTAAATGGGACTCGGAATACCTTTCTCTGCCCGAAAAAGTTCTACTGATACATGCCGGTTCAGGTCGTCAACTGAATGAATGTTTCGAGTTTTGCAGCAGAACTAAATCCACGCTGATAGAGCTATCTACCGGATTGGAAACGGAGATTATGCAACCCGATTTTCCTTTAATCCTGTGCCCGAATACATCTTTGCTGGTATTAAAAATGATGAGCGTACTCAAAGCTAACGGCCATCATTTTGAAGGCTTTGACATTTCTATCACCGAATCCCATCAGGCTGCAAAAAAGACCGAACCCGGTACAGCCTATAGCTTTGCCGACTCATTGAAATTGTCGCGGGATAAGGTTGTTTCGACAAGAGATACGAACATTCAAGAGCATAAAATTGGAATTCCTCCGGCGTATCTGGACAAGCATGCTTACCACAGAATAGAAATAAAAGACGGGAACGACGAGGTTGTGATTGAAACCAGAGTGCTGGGTCACGACTCCTATGCCAAGGGAGTTAAGGCGATTATCGAGGCCGTATCAAAACAGCCGTTGGAAAACCGGAAATACTCCGTTTTAGAATTGATTGACAAACAACTGTTATAA
- a CDS encoding TonB-dependent siderophore receptor produces MKKIQTVVLISGLFLSTLNAFTLHAENNTPAIGERKFSMGDSLSSYELNEVAVIAKSKKNLAVGKMNVNEMDLPQALTVIDENALKVQQINNITDLLKNVNGMYIMGTTGGYQEEIASRGTNLTTSNTFKNGIRYYGGMKTEMSGVEKAEILKGNSALLFGNVAAGGVLNLVTKKPKFDFGGNVAMTYGSFDRFKPQFDIYGSLNKQKTIAFRLDGSYEQANSFRKFVESKTYYINPSLIFQLTPKTTILLEGDYTNNKTTPDFGTGIVNYQLVDIPRDRFTGVSWGKYKAEQSFMSAKITHEFNDKLSLSSLTGLRYYNTDLFSNARPNTSGSTIAQNGDWKRNIQRSAVDDNYFIEQIDLNANFKTGAVRHQALVGFDIESSETRTTAYNPFTNYDQINIFNEYNPSLEPTIPTLTENTLTKNPLDRYGIYAQDLISLQKYVKLLLGGRYSNIKSTSNVYTYSTQKTTETKSNDNVFSPKIGLTLQPTRQQSLFASYSNSFALNTGVDINGNALDPSIIDQYEIGIKNKLLNSKLSVNATVYQINNSNLAQTSLENGNTNSNVKELAGATKTQGAELDMEYLPFNNLRIMGGYSFTKTTYTKSNTYVVGSELKYNPKNTANLSATYTFDKGALKNLQLGFISSYVGERFAGRSTRVTVQNDAYKLIPLSAYFTHDITLGYDVNRWNFKAKFSNITNTLSYNVHDDNSLNPIAPFNFSINAQYNFN; encoded by the coding sequence ATGAAAAAGATACAAACAGTTGTTTTGATAAGTGGATTATTTCTATCCACGCTGAATGCTTTTACTCTACACGCCGAAAACAATACTCCGGCTATTGGTGAGCGTAAATTTTCGATGGGTGATTCTCTCAGTTCCTACGAGCTGAACGAGGTTGCCGTTATTGCGAAAAGTAAAAAGAATCTTGCGGTAGGTAAAATGAATGTCAACGAGATGGATTTACCACAGGCTCTGACAGTGATAGACGAAAATGCCCTGAAGGTTCAACAAATAAACAATATAACTGATTTGCTGAAAAACGTAAACGGTATGTACATAATGGGTACTACCGGAGGATATCAGGAAGAAATAGCTTCGCGCGGAACAAACCTGACCACCAGCAACACCTTTAAAAACGGAATTCGCTATTACGGAGGTATGAAAACTGAAATGAGTGGTGTTGAGAAAGCCGAAATTCTGAAAGGAAATTCTGCTTTGCTGTTTGGTAATGTAGCTGCAGGCGGTGTTCTGAATCTGGTTACTAAAAAACCAAAATTCGACTTTGGCGGCAATGTTGCAATGACTTACGGAAGCTTCGATCGTTTCAAACCTCAGTTCGACATTTATGGTTCGTTGAACAAGCAAAAGACGATAGCATTCAGATTGGATGGTTCGTACGAACAAGCCAACAGTTTCAGGAAATTCGTAGAATCGAAAACGTATTACATAAATCCGTCGTTGATTTTTCAACTAACTCCTAAAACAACCATTTTGCTTGAAGGCGATTATACCAATAACAAAACTACTCCCGACTTTGGAACAGGCATTGTCAATTACCAACTGGTAGATATACCCAGAGACAGGTTTACAGGCGTGTCGTGGGGGAAATATAAGGCCGAGCAATCGTTTATGTCTGCAAAAATTACCCATGAGTTCAACGATAAATTAAGCCTCTCGTCGCTGACCGGATTGAGATATTATAATACCGACCTGTTTAGCAATGCCCGTCCGAACACCAGCGGAAGTACGATAGCTCAAAACGGTGACTGGAAAAGAAATATTCAGCGTAGTGCGGTGGACGACAATTATTTTATTGAACAAATAGACCTGAATGCCAATTTCAAAACAGGAGCTGTAAGACATCAGGCGTTGGTAGGATTTGATATTGAATCGTCTGAAACACGCACCACCGCTTATAATCCGTTTACAAACTACGATCAGATTAATATCTTCAATGAATACAATCCTTCGTTGGAGCCCACCATTCCTACACTTACTGAAAATACGCTGACTAAGAATCCTCTCGACCGCTATGGAATTTATGCACAGGATTTGATTAGTTTGCAGAAATATGTCAAATTATTGTTGGGTGGTAGGTACTCAAATATCAAATCGACAAGCAATGTTTATACCTATTCTACTCAAAAAACAACGGAAACAAAATCCAACGATAACGTATTTTCGCCTAAAATAGGTTTAACGCTGCAACCCACCAGACAACAATCATTGTTTGCTTCTTACTCAAACTCTTTTGCTTTGAACACCGGAGTAGACATCAACGGTAATGCGCTGGATCCTTCAATTATAGACCAATATGAAATTGGAATTAAAAATAAACTGTTGAACAGTAAACTTTCGGTCAATGCTACTGTTTATCAAATAAACAACAGTAATCTGGCACAGACTTCGCTCGAAAACGGTAATACCAACAGCAACGTAAAGGAGCTGGCCGGAGCTACCAAAACACAGGGTGCGGAACTGGACATGGAATATCTGCCGTTTAATAATCTGAGAATAATGGGAGGATACAGCTTTACAAAGACCACTTACACAAAAAGTAATACCTACGTAGTGGGTAGTGAGTTGAAATACAATCCTAAAAACACAGCCAACCTGAGTGCAACTTACACATTTGATAAAGGCGCATTAAAAAATCTGCAGTTAGGGTTTATTTCTTCTTATGTGGGCGAGCGCTTTGCCGGACGATCTACCCGGGTAACCGTTCAGAACGATGCTTATAAGCTTATTCCGCTTTCGGCTTATTTCACACACGATATTACCCTGGGCTACGATGTAAATAGATGGAACTTCAAAGCCAAGTTCAGCAATATAACCAATACGCTCAGTTATAACGTGCACGATGACAATAGTCTGAATCCGATTGCTCCGTTCAACTTTAGTATTAATGCTCAATACAATTTCAACTAA
- a CDS encoding peptidylprolyl isomerase, producing the protein MKTAKIITEKGDMHVEFYEQDAPGTVANFIKLVTSGFYDGLTFHRVIPDFVIQGGCPKGTGAGGPGYTIPCELDGGNQYHDRGVLSMAHAGRNTGGSQFFICHSRNNTSHLDRNHTCFGKVVEGLEVIDAIRQGDKILKIEVSE; encoded by the coding sequence ATGAAAACAGCGAAAATTATTACTGAAAAAGGTGACATGCATGTTGAGTTTTATGAGCAGGATGCTCCCGGAACAGTGGCAAACTTTATTAAACTGGTTACCAGTGGATTCTACGATGGATTGACTTTCCACCGTGTGATACCTGATTTTGTTATTCAGGGTGGCTGCCCTAAAGGAACCGGTGCAGGTGGTCCCGGCTACACTATTCCATGTGAACTGGATGGTGGAAATCAATACCACGACAGAGGTGTATTATCGATGGCACATGCCGGACGCAATACAGGTGGTTCTCAGTTTTTTATCTGCCATTCGCGCAATAACACCTCTCACTTGGATCGTAATCATACATGTTTCGGCAAGGTGGTTGAAGGTTTGGAAGTGATCGATGCTATTCGTCAGGGTGATAAGATTTTGAAAATAGAAGTGTCGGAATAA
- a CDS encoding cupin domain-containing protein — protein MKKLEKLSENAYYTAVELGDLNDLKNYALIHPVNKQVIEGKVFLKDATKATGTEISFNALPPRSEQPYFHIHRKNEETYIILKGYGFFQVDDDCFSIKEGSVIRVSPQGKRGIRNESDESMIYMVIQSKENSLEEHTTADGERVPVEPKWR, from the coding sequence ATGAAGAAACTTGAAAAACTATCAGAAAATGCTTACTACACTGCGGTTGAATTAGGCGATTTGAACGATTTGAAGAATTATGCTTTGATTCATCCCGTTAATAAGCAAGTAATCGAAGGTAAAGTGTTTTTAAAAGACGCTACTAAAGCTACAGGAACCGAAATTTCATTTAACGCTCTCCCACCCCGCTCTGAGCAGCCTTATTTTCATATTCACCGCAAGAACGAGGAAACCTACATCATTCTAAAAGGTTATGGTTTCTTTCAGGTAGACGATGATTGTTTTTCGATTAAAGAAGGAAGTGTTATCAGAGTTTCGCCGCAAGGCAAACGAGGCATCCGTAATGAATCTGACGAAAGTATGATTTACATGGTAATCCAATCGAAAGAAAACTCGCTGGAAGAGCATACTACCGCCGATGGTGAAAGAGTTCCGGTTGAACCAAAATGGAGATAA
- the prfA gene encoding peptide chain release factor 1, whose translation MAEKTLLEKLEGLQHKFEEISTLITDPSVITDQKRFVKLNKEYHDLEMILNAKNEYEMALAHLAEAKELLDTESDPEMREMAKAEVDSIEPIIPEMEENIKLLLIPADPEDNKNAIVEIRGGTGGDEAAIFAGDLFKMYTKYCETKGWRLEITNISEGTAGGYKEIIFTVTGENVYGTLKYESGVHRVQRVPQTETQGRVHTSAATVAVLPEMEEFDYELKESDVRVDTFCSSGAGGQSVNTTYSAIRLVHIPTGTTVQCQDEKSQHKNKAKAMNELRSRLYAIEHQKYLDEIGSKRKTMVSTGDRSAKIRTYNYPQGRITDHRINFTIYNLSAFMGGDIQGVIDQLIVAENAERLKESEL comes from the coding sequence ATGGCCGAAAAGACATTATTAGAGAAATTAGAAGGATTACAACACAAGTTCGAAGAGATTTCGACCTTAATCACCGACCCGTCAGTAATAACCGATCAAAAGCGCTTTGTAAAACTGAACAAAGAATATCACGATCTTGAAATGATTCTTAATGCCAAGAATGAATACGAAATGGCATTGGCTCATTTAGCCGAAGCAAAGGAATTGCTCGACACCGAATCTGACCCTGAAATGCGCGAAATGGCCAAAGCAGAAGTTGATAGTATAGAGCCTATAATTCCTGAAATGGAGGAAAACATAAAACTGCTATTGATTCCTGCCGATCCGGAGGATAACAAGAATGCAATTGTCGAAATCAGAGGGGGAACCGGTGGTGATGAAGCGGCTATCTTTGCCGGAGACTTATTTAAAATGTACACCAAATACTGCGAAACAAAAGGCTGGCGATTGGAAATAACCAACATCAGCGAAGGTACAGCAGGTGGATACAAGGAAATTATCTTTACCGTTACGGGCGAAAACGTGTATGGCACATTGAAATACGAATCGGGTGTGCACCGCGTACAACGCGTACCACAAACCGAAACGCAGGGACGTGTTCACACATCGGCAGCTACTGTGGCTGTTCTACCCGAAATGGAAGAATTTGATTATGAACTGAAGGAGTCGGATGTTCGTGTGGATACATTCTGTTCGTCGGGTGCAGGAGGACAATCGGTAAACACCACCTACTCGGCTATCCGATTGGTACACATCCCTACAGGAACCACTGTACAATGTCAGGACGAAAAATCGCAACATAAGAATAAAGCAAAAGCTATGAATGAGTTACGTTCTCGTTTATATGCCATCGAACATCAAAAGTACCTTGACGAGATTGGATCAAAGCGCAAAACCATGGTTTCGACAGGCGACCGTTCTGCTAAAATTCGTACGTATAACTATCCGCAAGGGCGTATCACCGATCACCGTATCAATTTCACCATATACAACCTTTCGGCCTTTATGGGTGGGGATATACAAGGAGTTATCGATCAGCTAATCGTAGCAGAAAACGCGGAACGATTGAAAGAAAGCGAATTATAA
- the pyrF gene encoding orotidine-5'-phosphate decarboxylase gives MTKQELFENIQRKKSFLCVGLDTDVNKIPEHLFDESDDPIFAFNKAIIDATADLCVAYKPNLAFYESLGLEGWEILERTVEYIRTYYPDQFIIADAKRGDIGNTSAMYARTFFGNMDFDSVTVAPYMGEDSVTPFLTYEDKWVTLLALTSNKGAFDFQFMKDAETGERLFEKVLKTSLNWGTDENMMYVVGATKAEMLTDIRAIIPEHFLLVPGVGAQGGSLAEVAKYGLNSTCGLLVNSSRQIIYASQDADYAKAARLEAEKVQLEMEQILFAAELIQ, from the coding sequence ATGACTAAACAAGAATTATTTGAAAACATACAACGCAAGAAATCATTTCTTTGCGTGGGATTGGACACTGACGTAAATAAAATACCCGAGCATTTGTTTGACGAATCGGACGATCCGATTTTTGCATTCAACAAAGCCATTATCGACGCTACTGCCGATCTTTGCGTGGCCTACAAACCGAATCTGGCTTTTTACGAGAGTCTTGGGCTGGAAGGCTGGGAAATACTGGAGCGAACCGTAGAATATATTCGTACCTACTACCCCGATCAGTTTATTATTGCCGATGCTAAACGCGGTGATATCGGCAATACATCGGCTATGTATGCACGTACTTTCTTTGGTAATATGGATTTCGACTCGGTAACCGTAGCACCTTATATGGGCGAAGATTCGGTAACACCGTTCCTGACTTACGAAGATAAATGGGTGACTCTGCTTGCGCTAACTTCAAACAAAGGTGCTTTCGACTTCCAATTTATGAAAGATGCCGAAACAGGGGAACGATTGTTCGAAAAAGTGCTCAAAACATCGCTTAACTGGGGTACCGACGAAAACATGATGTACGTGGTAGGTGCTACCAAAGCTGAAATGTTGACTGATATACGTGCTATCATACCGGAACATTTCTTATTGGTTCCCGGCGTAGGAGCGCAAGGTGGAAGTCTGGCAGAAGTGGCTAAATACGGGTTAAACAGCACATGCGGTTTGTTGGTCAACTCATCGCGTCAGATTATCTATGCTTCCCAGGATGCCGATTATGCCAAAGCTGCCCGACTGGAAGCAGAGAAAGTACAACTGGAAATGGAACAAATTCTCTTTGCTGCCGAACTGATTCAATAA
- a CDS encoding PepSY-associated TM helix domain-containing protein produces the protein MINRKKIRNLHANLGYFYVGLIISFALSGIFMNHRQSWHPDKYTTAKKEIMLAQPIEESAINEDFVAELVKKQGIDDKVKRHNVRKGELRISCTNCDIDIDLKTGKGEITEFIKTPVIGHIMDLHKNISQWWIYYSDIFGLSLIIIAVTGLMMKSPSPAVKKKIWLLAISGLLFPLLFMFVLSSI, from the coding sequence ATGATCAACAGAAAGAAAATCAGAAATCTCCATGCCAATCTGGGCTACTTTTATGTCGGGCTAATCATTTCTTTTGCCCTGTCGGGTATATTTATGAACCACCGGCAGTCGTGGCATCCCGACAAATACACCACTGCTAAAAAGGAAATTATGCTTGCTCAGCCTATCGAAGAATCGGCCATCAATGAAGACTTTGTGGCGGAATTGGTCAAGAAACAAGGCATAGACGACAAGGTAAAAAGACACAATGTTCGCAAAGGCGAGTTGAGAATATCCTGCACAAACTGTGATATTGATATAGACCTTAAAACAGGCAAAGGCGAGATTACCGAATTCATAAAAACGCCCGTTATTGGGCACATCATGGATTTGCACAAAAATATCTCCCAATGGTGGATTTATTACTCTGATATTTTTGGTCTGTCGCTTATAATTATAGCAGTCACGGGTTTGATGATGAAATCGCCGTCGCCTGCCGTGAAAAAGAAAATCTGGTTATTAGCCATTTCCGGATTGTTATTTCCTCTTTTGTTTATGTTTGTACTTAGTAGTATTTAG
- a CDS encoding ketopantoate reductase family protein, with the protein MKILIYGAGIVGCTYGWQLSEAGHDVTVLVRKEKKEQADKDGIAIHCADFRGGQKQIKQIIFRPNVIEELSSQNDFEYIIVSTNNLCLREILPVLSQSAGKAHILFFQNMWNDFDEIANYLSPEQYFFGFPFMVGGGRDSKSICSAISGLKYSHTPLGELNGKTTARVHKMAKALEEANLKPVISTQIKVWLITHYAIAAGLSAGIIKAGGSKAFAGNSKIIRETIKSIREGLEVCLKRGINPKTEKANKLYYLPLFISVSIAKKIYANEALSIMFDGHTKHSPTEMKKMLEDIIECGEKLHVDMPFLKEFNESTIE; encoded by the coding sequence ATGAAGATTTTAATTTACGGTGCAGGAATAGTTGGTTGTACCTACGGTTGGCAGCTATCCGAAGCCGGTCATGATGTAACTGTTTTAGTGCGGAAAGAAAAGAAAGAGCAAGCAGATAAAGATGGGATTGCTATACATTGTGCCGATTTCAGAGGGGGTCAGAAACAGATAAAACAAATCATTTTCCGCCCCAATGTGATTGAGGAACTATCCTCGCAAAATGATTTTGAATACATTATCGTATCGACCAATAACCTTTGTTTAAGGGAAATATTACCAGTATTAAGTCAATCGGCAGGGAAAGCACATATTCTATTCTTCCAAAATATGTGGAACGATTTTGACGAAATAGCCAACTATCTTTCTCCAGAACAATACTTCTTTGGTTTTCCTTTTATGGTCGGAGGAGGTCGGGATAGCAAAAGTATTTGCAGCGCAATTTCCGGTTTAAAATACTCTCACACTCCACTCGGAGAATTGAACGGAAAAACGACAGCTCGTGTACATAAAATGGCGAAAGCATTGGAAGAAGCAAATCTTAAGCCTGTAATTTCAACTCAAATCAAGGTTTGGCTTATTACTCATTATGCCATTGCAGCAGGTCTGTCGGCCGGAATAATAAAAGCAGGAGGTAGTAAAGCTTTTGCCGGTAATTCAAAAATTATCAGAGAAACAATAAAATCTATCCGCGAAGGACTTGAGGTTTGTTTAAAAAGAGGAATTAACCCTAAAACAGAAAAAGCGAACAAACTATATTATTTGCCCCTGTTTATTAGTGTGTCTATTGCTAAAAAGATTTACGCTAATGAAGCATTGTCCATTATGTTTGATGGACATACCAAGCATTCTCCCACTGAAATGAAAAAAATGCTTGAAGACATAATTGAGTGTGGAGAAAAACTGCATGTTGATATGCCTTTTTTGAAGGAGTTTAATGAAAGTACAATTGAATAG